From Chthonomonas sp., the proteins below share one genomic window:
- a CDS encoding GGDEF domain-containing protein, translated as MSSLVVAIFLSISQIWVSSIYRRIDSLEATSNLVTRVGAISTDLSLASQHRLLAEQGKPVMLSSLDRKLWDQRMATLDARTKALEKGSEALGVPAFSGSASLDKQLRQLAALFRKSLAMCDAEFRGTIGIESLEPFKTTQGAINQNVLAVYEELNRERLGEQQKIYVITIGSFVTALLCILTVTALIVRPMVRRFGSAYVHIATQNEDLESMNQRMTEQQNVLVQRNAELVELQELQALQANELRENADKLSRALEHSQQASQVARFSASRFQELFQGIPVPAFTFDPIGTIYEWNQAVSRLFGVQGFEVFQQSIFGIVFKEEEREEIQDIVRRVFNGENIQNFEREDVHHGIRRFLLLNFFPLRNSLNEVVGGVCATVDITERKLAEEQLLNYQAQVKEQMGFITEQNVLLQMKQQELEEANQRLEDLANKDGLTGLLNHRSFQDELEQVFQAAKQGYGAVSLILMDVDKFKSLNDTYGHPAGDKVLVQVARVLRENALANEVVCRYGGEEFAIVCDGSTLAEAIEIAERYRHAIETSEWEHRLVTASFGVSQAELADPSRAEMIARADQSLYAAKSAGRNCVKAITEDDPPQLRIAS; from the coding sequence GTGTCCAGCCTTGTCGTCGCCATTTTCCTCTCGATTTCGCAAATCTGGGTCAGCAGCATTTATCGCCGCATTGACAGCCTGGAGGCCACGAGCAACCTCGTGACTCGCGTCGGCGCGATCTCGACCGACCTCTCGCTGGCCTCGCAGCATCGGCTCTTGGCTGAGCAAGGAAAGCCGGTGATGCTCTCCAGCCTCGACCGGAAGCTGTGGGACCAGCGCATGGCCACGCTCGACGCCCGCACCAAGGCGCTGGAAAAAGGCAGCGAGGCGCTGGGTGTGCCCGCCTTCAGCGGCTCCGCCTCCTTGGACAAGCAATTGCGACAGTTGGCGGCCCTCTTCCGCAAGTCGCTGGCTATGTGCGACGCCGAGTTCCGCGGGACCATCGGAATCGAATCCCTTGAGCCATTCAAAACGACTCAGGGCGCGATCAACCAAAACGTGCTGGCCGTGTACGAAGAACTCAACCGCGAACGCCTCGGCGAGCAACAAAAGATTTACGTCATCACCATTGGCAGCTTCGTCACGGCTTTGCTCTGTATCCTCACCGTTACGGCGTTAATCGTGCGGCCGATGGTGCGCCGGTTCGGCAGTGCCTACGTGCACATTGCGACGCAAAACGAAGACCTGGAATCCATGAACCAGCGCATGACCGAGCAGCAAAACGTGCTCGTTCAGCGTAACGCCGAACTGGTGGAGTTGCAGGAGCTTCAGGCGCTGCAGGCGAACGAACTCCGCGAGAACGCCGACAAACTTTCCCGCGCCTTGGAGCATAGCCAACAGGCCAGCCAGGTGGCGCGCTTCTCGGCGAGCCGCTTCCAAGAGCTGTTCCAAGGCATCCCCGTGCCCGCGTTTACCTTCGACCCGATCGGCACCATCTACGAGTGGAATCAGGCCGTCAGCCGGCTGTTTGGCGTGCAAGGCTTTGAAGTCTTCCAGCAGAGCATTTTTGGCATCGTGTTTAAGGAAGAAGAGCGCGAGGAGATTCAGGACATCGTGCGCCGCGTGTTCAACGGCGAGAACATCCAGAACTTCGAGCGTGAAGATGTGCACCACGGCATCCGCCGCTTCCTTCTGCTCAACTTCTTCCCGCTGCGCAACTCGCTCAACGAGGTCGTGGGTGGCGTGTGCGCCACGGTGGACATTACCGAGCGCAAGCTGGCCGAGGAGCAACTACTGAACTACCAGGCCCAGGTCAAGGAGCAAATGGGCTTCATCACCGAGCAAAACGTTTTGTTACAGATGAAGCAGCAAGAGTTGGAAGAAGCGAATCAACGTTTGGAAGATTTGGCCAACAAAGATGGACTTACGGGTCTGCTCAATCACCGGTCATTCCAAGACGAATTGGAGCAGGTGTTCCAGGCCGCCAAACAGGGCTACGGCGCGGTTTCCTTGATCCTTATGGACGTTGATAAGTTTAAGTCCTTGAACGATACCTATGGACACCCAGCCGGCGACAAGGTGCTGGTGCAAGTGGCGCGCGTTCTTCGCGAGAATGCCCTCGCCAATGAAGTTGTGTGCAGGTATGGCGGCGAAGAGTTTGCCATTGTCTGCGACGGCTCGACACTGGCCGAAGCGATTGAGATTGCCGAGCGCTACCGCCATGCAATCGAGACTTCGGAGTGGGAGCATCGGCTGGTCACCGCCAGTTTTGGCGTGAGTCAGGCCGAACTCGCCGACCCCAGTCGCGCGGAAATGATCGCTCGCGCTGACCAGTCGCTTTATGCGGCTAAATCCGCCGGACGCAACTGCGTCAAGGCGATCACCGAAGACGATCCTCCCCAACTTCGCATCGCCTCTTAA
- a CDS encoding DUF4332 domain-containing protein, which translates to MANIEDIEGVGPAIAEKMKAAGVGSVEKLLEMGGTKKGRESLAEAAEVSEKLVLKFVNHADLMRINGVGPQFAEMLEAAGVDSVVELAGRRSDNLATKLAEVNEAKNLANRTPSESEVAKWVEEAKSLDRAVHH; encoded by the coding sequence ATGGCAAACATTGAAGATATTGAAGGCGTTGGACCGGCGATTGCCGAAAAGATGAAGGCAGCGGGCGTCGGTTCGGTGGAGAAACTGCTGGAAATGGGCGGCACCAAGAAGGGCCGCGAGTCGCTGGCCGAAGCCGCCGAAGTCTCGGAAAAGCTCGTTCTGAAGTTTGTGAATCACGCCGACCTCATGCGCATTAATGGCGTGGGTCCGCAGTTCGCTGAAATGCTCGAAGCCGCGGGCGTGGACTCGGTGGTTGAACTCGCCGGTCGCCGCTCGGACAACCTCGCGACGAAGCTCGCCGAAGTGAACGAAGCCAAGAACCTGGCCAACCGCACGCCGAGCGAATCGGAAGTCGCCAAGTGGGTGGAAGAAGCCAAGAGCCTCGACCGCGCCGTTCACCACTAA
- the tig gene encoding trigger factor: MATATPKMTVKRTDLNKCTIQFDVTCTPDQVSSGTDRAYKDFAKNMRVPGFRPGHAPKNVIAPMIPQQDLAQRVAEIVVDTVIRKLVTDEKIALHDSPAVNLTKFDFDKGECEFTAKLPLAPIVELGEYKGIEVEKPAVDVSDKDVDEYLEELRKRMGKRESVTDRGAQDGDVALVNVRGEKEDGDGTTLLLVLGKNFAALDKAIAGLNAEEMKVASLDFPADFSNKALAGKKGKWKLTVKSLNAVVLPQLSDEFAQNLGGDLAALKSADLKALKDRLRLQVEAQKGQMAQEMVHEQIQEKLVAGSKIEVPDTMWESVANQRMNELAQQARQQGTTIEEYAKANGMTVEEMLANWQAEAKTQVMRAVAAREIFAKEKLRLTNQDMNEMLIAMSYEYQVAPAELVKAMQKANNFRELEIRAVFKKVLDFLTNNASMVEAGTAKPAKKKAEPKEAAATEEKPKAEKPKAEKATAEKKPAPKKK; the protein is encoded by the coding sequence ATGGCAACCGCGACCCCCAAGATGACCGTTAAGCGCACTGACCTGAACAAGTGCACCATTCAATTTGACGTGACGTGCACACCCGACCAAGTGAGTTCGGGCACCGATCGCGCCTACAAGGACTTTGCAAAGAACATGCGCGTGCCTGGCTTCCGCCCGGGACACGCCCCTAAGAACGTCATCGCCCCGATGATTCCGCAACAAGACCTCGCCCAGCGCGTGGCCGAAATCGTGGTGGACACCGTGATCCGCAAGCTCGTCACCGACGAGAAGATCGCCCTCCACGATTCGCCCGCCGTGAACCTGACGAAGTTCGACTTCGACAAGGGCGAATGTGAATTCACCGCCAAGCTCCCGCTGGCTCCCATCGTCGAACTCGGCGAGTACAAGGGCATCGAGGTCGAAAAGCCGGCCGTGGATGTCAGCGACAAGGACGTGGACGAATATCTGGAAGAGCTGCGCAAGCGCATGGGCAAGCGCGAAAGCGTGACCGATCGCGGCGCGCAAGATGGCGACGTTGCTTTGGTGAATGTCCGCGGCGAAAAGGAAGACGGCGACGGCACGACGCTACTGTTGGTCCTCGGTAAGAACTTTGCCGCCCTCGACAAGGCAATCGCTGGCCTTAACGCCGAAGAAATGAAGGTCGCGAGCCTCGACTTCCCGGCTGACTTTTCGAACAAGGCGCTCGCCGGCAAGAAGGGCAAGTGGAAGCTGACCGTGAAGAGTCTCAACGCGGTGGTGCTGCCTCAGCTGAGCGACGAGTTTGCCCAAAACCTCGGTGGCGACCTCGCCGCCCTGAAGTCTGCCGATCTCAAGGCGCTGAAGGATCGCCTTCGCTTGCAAGTCGAAGCGCAAAAGGGTCAGATGGCGCAAGAAATGGTGCACGAACAGATTCAAGAAAAGCTGGTGGCCGGAAGCAAGATCGAAGTGCCGGACACCATGTGGGAAAGCGTGGCCAACCAACGCATGAACGAGCTTGCCCAACAAGCCCGACAGCAAGGCACCACGATTGAAGAGTACGCCAAAGCCAACGGCATGACCGTGGAGGAAATGCTGGCCAACTGGCAAGCCGAAGCCAAGACTCAAGTGATGCGCGCCGTGGCCGCTCGCGAGATCTTCGCCAAGGAAAAGCTTCGCCTCACCAACCAGGACATGAACGAGATGCTCATCGCGATGAGCTACGAGTATCAAGTCGCTCCGGCTGAGCTGGTCAAGGCCATGCAAAAGGCGAACAACTTCCGCGAACTGGAAATCCGCGCCGTGTTCAAGAAGGTTCTCGACTTCCTGACGAACAACGCGAGCATGGTGGAAGCCGGCACCGCGAAGCCCGCCAAGAAGAAGGCTGAACCAAAGGAAGCCGCCGCCACCGAAGAAAAGCCCAAGGCCGAAAAGCCGAAAGCCGAAAAGGCGACGGCCGAAAAGAAGCCCGCGCCCAAGAAGAAGTAA